The genome window ACTGTATAAGATGTTTCGATGAGAATCGTCTTTTCGGCCCATGAACTTAACACCAAATGGGTTTCGACTTCCGCATTTTGTAAAGCCTCCAAAAGACGAATACCGTAAATCGCTCCGGTGGCTCCCGTAATTCCCACGATAATTTTCACGGCTGTTCCTTCCTCCACTGAACTCAGTTATAAACCTGTTGAGCCGAATCAATGATTTTATATTACAAAAAAATCCGACTTGATGAAACATCGGATTTTAAAAAGCAGTATTTAAATTAAATAAATAATGTCTCTCCTATAAATCCGCCTTTCGAGGCCCCCGGCGGTACGGCGAACACAGCGTTTGCGGTATGAAGCGTATACTCGTTCAACGCATCGTTCGAAGACAGCCTGTGCAGCATCGGGATAAGCTGTTTGGCAATGCTTCGCTGATAACTGATAAAGAAAAGACCCGCATCCAACTGACCCGTTTTGGGATCTATTCCGTCATTATATGAATAACCTCTGCGATGGATCTGAATCGAACCATCCCCGCGCGCCAAACGAACATGGGAATTCTTTGGGAGATAATCCGGATTGACCGGATCAAATTCGTTCTTCTTCCCGAACGGCGCGCCGCTGGCTTTGGTGCGGCCGAACGTCTTTTCCTGATCATCCAGGGATGAGCGATCCCACACTTCAATGAGCATGCGAATCCGGCGCGCAGCCAAGTAAGTTCCGCCCCTCATCCAAGCAGGCTGATCGGAACCGTTCACCCAAACGTGCTCATTCATCAGCTGCGGGTTCGCAGTATCAATGTTTTGCGTTCCGTCCTTAAAGCCAAACAGATTGCGCGGTGTGCCCGCGGGCCCCTTCGGGTTTTTCGGAATCCCGAGAAAGCCCTGCTGCATCCAGCGCATTGCCGCTACCCCGCGGGAGGAGCGAATCAAATGACGAATGGCATGAAACGCCACCTGCGGATCGTCGGCGCATACCTGGACACACAAATCTCCGCCTGAGCGATCGGCTTGCAGCGCATCCCCCGCCATTGGCGGTATTTCCACCAAGCCGGCAGGCTGCTTACCGGACAATCCGAAGCGATCTGTCCCGTTCTTTTTAAACAAGGTCGAGCCGAACCCGAAGGTAACGGTCAGACCCGCCGGGTTCAATCCCAGATTTTCCCCGTTATCCTCCGGGGGCAGCAAACGGCTCGCTGCGGGCTCCCCCACCGGCTCACCGAGGCTCATGCGCGCCGAATATTCCGACCAAATGCGCAGCAGATCGCGCAATTCCGCGCGTTTTTCAGTTTCCACATCAAAAGCGGCAAAGATCATGTGACGTTGCTGAGATGTCGCGATACCGGCTTGATTCGTGCCGTAAAACGGGTATACCCTGCCGGCATTCTCCGATTGCACCGGCATCTGTTCAACCGCCTGAGTCGCCTGCTCGGAAAACATTCTCAAGCCGCCGTATCCCAAGGCCATCCCGGCGCCTGCCGAAGCCGCCAATTTCAGCAAATCCCTTCTGGATATTGACGATGAATGCATCCAATTCACTCCCTGCGCAATTGTTAAAGTATTTTCGCCGCTTGAGACAGGGCTTCAGCCGTGCTCTCAATCGCTTGACCAATGCTCTTTGTATTTTCTTGAGTTAAATCCGTATAGACTTTAAAGCTGTCTCCTTGACGGAAGGAGTCAAGCAATTGCTGCAGTTGATTGAACCGTTCGTCGATTTTTTTCACCAATTCCGCGTCTTGTTGCTGAACGCTCGCTTTGATAATGTCATATGCGGCTTTGGAGCCTTCCACGTTGGCAGCCAAATCCAAAAGGTCTAGATGGGAATACCGTTCTTCTTCCCCGGTCACCTTGGAGGTTCCGGCCTCGTTTAACAGTTCGACTGCACCCGCTATGACCTGCGCCGGCTTCAATTCGACACTCTTGATTTGTTCATGAAGCGCTTTGACATCCTCAAGAAGCTGATTGGCATATTTCTCTTGATTCCGCAAAGATCCGTCCACCCACAGCGCTTTCTCAAGCACATGGAACCCCGTCCATTCAGCAGGTTCCACATCGTTTTCACGGGCGTCAATCTTTGGATCGAGATCGCCGAAGCTTTCCGCAATCGGTTCGATCCGCTCATAAAATATTCTTGAAGAACCATACAGCAGTTTGGCTTTCGCGATATCCCCGTCAAGCACGGCTTTTACGAATGCTGCGGTTTCCTCCACAAGCGAAGCGCTTTGCTCAAGCACATAGGTTTTATATTGATCCATCGCCGCTTGAAGCTGCTGATTATCAGCTTTTTGTGCGACTTTTTGGTTATTGATTGCATTGAGGAGATCCTGAATGGCCTGAATCAGACTGTCGTTGAGCTTGGTCAGTGCTGCCTGATCAAGCGGACTTATGGATAATCCGGCGCTCAACGGAACAAGATATTGTTCAATTGAGGTGTATTCCAGCGGATAATCCGGTCTTACTTTATCTTCAAAAGAACTCCATGTATCTTCCAATTGCGTACCCAATTCCTTGATTTTCTGTCCGTTGGCGCCGACAAGCTCCGTTTTTAGCTGATTTGCGATTTCCAGCAGCTTGCCGGCCCCATCCTTGGCATTCAGAGTGGATGCTCCCTTCCCGGATGAGGTTGTATCTGCGGTTTTCCTGCTTACATCTTCCGAATTGGAAGATGTCTGGTCCGCCTTCCCGCATCCGGCTAAGATAATTGCGATAACTAGGAACAGTACCGCCATCATTGAGATCAGCTTCTTCATTTCACATTTCCCCCTTATGTACAGTGCCAAATTGATTGAAAAATATCTTAGCCGTCTGATTCAATCCGAATTTATATGATATTGATAATCATTATCATTTAATTGGATAAATAGAGTTTAAACCGTAAGCGTTTTTTCGTCAAGAGTTTTGCAAAAATTCATCTTCTTTTTTTTGAAAACGGAAAAATTTAAAGAACCTCCTGACATACTTCCCATCGGGAGATGTGTCAGGAGGTTGATTGCAACTGAAAATTTCTTGATCCTTGCCGTCGGGTTGGTTCAGTCTTTTTGGATTGGCAACCCTTCACGCTTGCATCTGTCGTATCCGCCGGCCATATTGACAATATGACGATCACTACTTCATGACGCAATTGAACACTGATGAAAAAAACCTTGTAAACGCTTTTACTTTTACTTCAAAATTATTTGGCCAAATAAGTAAATAGGGGATTCTCCTTATTGCGGCGTTTACTTTCGAGCCCGCTTCAGACAATTTCATTGATTCTGCCGCGTTCCGATATTCGATTTTCGGCAATTTCACGAAGCCGAAATTTCTGGATCTTGCCATTTCCGGTCATTGGCCATTCCGAAGCTTGAACGAACCAAACATGCCGGGGTACCTTGAACCGGGCCAAATACTTTTGGCAGTGTTCGATCATTTCACGCCGGGTGCAGGTAAACCCAGGCCGAAGCTCAACAAATGCCGCACCTGTTTCCTGGGTGATGCTGTCCTTCACGCCGACAACATAGGCTTGCGCCACAGCCGGATGATTGGAAATCACATCCTCCACTTCTTTAGGCGCTACGTTCTCCCCCGAAATTTTGTAAAGATCTTTACTGCGTCCCAGCATTTCGATGTAGCCGTGCTCATCGATGCGGCCAAGATCTCCGCTGCGGAACCAACCGTCTTTATCGATAACGGCAAAAGTCTCTTCAGGCTTATTATAATATCCTCTGGTGACTAGGTTGCCTCGAACGGCCAATTCACCGATTGCCCCGGGCGGCAAGTCTTCTCCAGTATCCGGATCCACTGTTTTGTACTGCACATTCGCGCCGTCGAACTCCGGAATTCCACTCGAACCGCCGGGTTTAATTCTCCCGACGCGGGTGACTACGGTTTCAATCGGATCGCCGACCTCCGTGTGCACCGTTGCGGCTGTCGCTTCCGTGCCGCCATATCCTGTGCAGATTTCCTTCAACTGAAGCACTTCAATCGCCCTTTGCCAAACCGAAACCGGTGCGGGGGCGGCAGCGCACATCAGGGCATGAAGAGAGGATAGATCAAACGTTCCGACTTCAGGATGATTCACCAAGGCGACCAACATGGAAGGGACACACAGCACATCGTTCGCCTGATGGCGTTCCATGATCTGCAAAGCCGGCAAAGGAGAAAAACCCGAGATGACAATAAGCGCGCCGCCTACGAAAGAAACGGCAAGCAGTCCCTCTACCAGCGCAAACACGTGATATAACGGCAGGGCGGTAAATATTCTTCGCCCGTCTTCGAAGGCTCTGCTCAATGCGCTCGAGTAAGCGCACCGCAAGAACATGTCGTGAGTCATCATGACACCTTTCGGCAAGCCTGTAGATCCTGAGGTATAGATAATATCCGCCACCTCGCTCGGATATTTGGATTGTTGCATACAGTCGCTCAGTTGGTCATCGGATATGCGTTTAGCCATGTCCACAAAAGACGCCCATGATAAAAACCTGTCATCTAATGGACCATCAGAATTTTGAATGCAAACGACCCGTTTGACCTTTGACAAATCATCCAGCATCTGAGCGACGTTCTTTGCGTGGAGAACGCCGCTGGCAATTTGATGCATGAACAACCAATGGCTGTCGGACTGCTCCAATAAATATTTGACTTCCTGGTCGCGAAGCATCGTATTGATCGGAACGCAGACCGCTCCAATCAACCATACCCCAAGCATCAAAAATATCGCTTCAGGCTCGCTGGCCATAATGATCGCAACGTGCTCTCTCCGACGAACCCCAAGTTCGATCAAGGCTTTTGCGTATCGCTGTCCTTCACGCCAAATCTCCTCATACGTGATCGATGCTTTTTCCGTTATCAAGAGCGGCCGTGAAGCGTAACGCTTGGCCTGATCGGCAAAGTGAGCGGACAAAGTCTGATTCGGCCAAACGGGAAACTTATTCTGCAAAGCGTTTCGACGTTCTTCCACCTGCATAGCATTCATCCTGATTCCTCCTCTTTTTAACAGCCGTAAAGCAGCTTATCCTTAAGGATCTAACCTTATTGGAGTTCGCCCAATTCCAGTTCTTCACGCTGTTTTTCGTTGAGAATGATCATTTTTGCAACGGAATTCGCTCTTCGCTGCCCGTCTTCACCGGTGATGGCGGACACCACCTCAATCAGACGGCTCGAGCGTTTGACCATACGTCCCGAGACTCTAACCGATTCACCGACAAGTATCGGTTTATGAAACGTTACTTCCAATTTAGCGGTCATCGCAACCAATCCCAGATAATACGGAATATAACCCGCCGCCTCATCCAATAAAGCCGCTGTAATTCCGCCGTGCTGCACATTGGGCCATCCCGCATAATCTTCTGTGCAGCGGTAGTCCGCCACCACTTCGTCTCCTTCCTGTCTAAATTGAATACGCAGTCCGTGCGGGTTATCCGGTCCGCAAACAAAACAATGTTTTATTCCCATCAGTTACTCCCCCTATCGATATCTCGCCCACACCAACGACGCATTTTGCCCGCCGAATCCAAAGGAGTTGCTGAGCGCAAGGCTCACTTTATGATGCCTCGCCTGATGCGGAATCACATCCGGAGGAGCGGACGTATCCGGATGATCACAATTCAGGGTAGCAGGCAGAATCCCCGAATCAAGCGCCATAATAGTGGCCAGGCTTTCCAGCGCACCGGCAGCTCCGAGCAAGTGGCCGACAGCCCCCTTGATTGAGCTTACCGGAATTTTCGCCAGGGCATCGCCGAAGACCTGATGCAGCGCCGCACCTTCCGCAGCATCGCCGGCTGGCGTAGAGGTGGCATGCGCATTAATGTAACCGATATCCGTCGGTTGAACGCCGGTATTTCTTAGGGCACGCTGCATCGCCAGAGCGGCACCCCTTCCCTCGGGATGAGGGGCGGTTTCGTGATAGGCGTCGTTCGAGGTTCCATATCCCTTGAATTCCGCATAAACCCGGGCGCCGCGGCTGACGGCCCGGTCCAGCGGTTCAAGCACCAGGAACGCCGCCCCCTCGCCCATCACCATCCCGGCACGGTCACGGTCAAATGGGCGCGACCACCGGCTGAAGTCATCCGGACCACTTTTGGCCAGCGCCCCCGCTGCATTCAATCCGGCTAACAGAGACGGAGTGAACAGGCTCTCCGAACCCCCGGCCAAAACCACATCCGCTTCTCCGCGCTTCAGCCAATAGCACGCCTCGCCGATTGAATTCGCCGAGGATGCGCAAGCAGTGGAATAGGACATGACCGTTCCTTGAATACCCCAACGGATTGCGATGGCTCCGGCCGCTGCATTAACGATCGATTTCGGGACCAGCCTAGGGCTGATTCTCGCGGAATCGCTGCCGGCCAACAGCCTGCATCCCGCCTCAAGCGTTTGCACGCCGCCGAATGACGTCCCCAAAGCAACTCCGATACGGTCGGGATCAAGATTGCCGAACGGATTTGGTTCATGGGGGCGGAATCCGGCATCCGCAAATGCCTCCGCAGCGGCAATCAGTGCCAAATGAGTATATTTGTCGGTGTCGGCAGCCAATTTTCGGGGCAAATAGTCAGTCGGATCAAAAGCCGGAACAGATGCTGCAACACGAGTCCATTTTCGGTAGCTTTCCGGTTCCGTTAACCGGACGGCCGACTCGCCGGCAATCAATTTTGACCAGAAGCCGGCCGCCCCCATTCCGAACGGAGTTGCTGCTCCGCAACCGGTAACCGCGATTCTCATTTATCAATAAGTTCCTTTCTGTTTGGAGTCGGATATCACCCTATGCTAGAGTCGTT of Ferviditalea candida contains these proteins:
- the efeB gene encoding iron uptake transporter deferrochelatase/peroxidase subunit, whose product is MHSSSISRRDLLKLAASAGAGMALGYGGLRMFSEQATQAVEQMPVQSENAGRVYPFYGTNQAGIATSQQRHMIFAAFDVETEKRAELRDLLRIWSEYSARMSLGEPVGEPAASRLLPPEDNGENLGLNPAGLTVTFGFGSTLFKKNGTDRFGLSGKQPAGLVEIPPMAGDALQADRSGGDLCVQVCADDPQVAFHAIRHLIRSSRGVAAMRWMQQGFLGIPKNPKGPAGTPRNLFGFKDGTQNIDTANPQLMNEHVWVNGSDQPAWMRGGTYLAARRIRMLIEVWDRSSLDDQEKTFGRTKASGAPFGKKNEFDPVNPDYLPKNSHVRLARGDGSIQIHRRGYSYNDGIDPKTGQLDAGLFFISYQRSIAKQLIPMLHRLSSNDALNEYTLHTANAVFAVPPGASKGGFIGETLFI
- the efeO gene encoding iron uptake system protein EfeO, producing the protein MKKLISMMAVLFLVIAIILAGCGKADQTSSNSEDVSRKTADTTSSGKGASTLNAKDGAGKLLEIANQLKTELVGANGQKIKELGTQLEDTWSSFEDKVRPDYPLEYTSIEQYLVPLSAGLSISPLDQAALTKLNDSLIQAIQDLLNAINNQKVAQKADNQQLQAAMDQYKTYVLEQSASLVEETAAFVKAVLDGDIAKAKLLYGSSRIFYERIEPIAESFGDLDPKIDARENDVEPAEWTGFHVLEKALWVDGSLRNQEKYANQLLEDVKALHEQIKSVELKPAQVIAGAVELLNEAGTSKVTGEEERYSHLDLLDLAANVEGSKAAYDIIKASVQQQDAELVKKIDERFNQLQQLLDSFRQGDSFKVYTDLTQENTKSIGQAIESTAEALSQAAKIL
- a CDS encoding class I adenylate-forming enzyme family protein, with protein sequence MNAMQVEERRNALQNKFPVWPNQTLSAHFADQAKRYASRPLLITEKASITYEEIWREGQRYAKALIELGVRRREHVAIIMASEPEAIFLMLGVWLIGAVCVPINTMLRDQEVKYLLEQSDSHWLFMHQIASGVLHAKNVAQMLDDLSKVKRVVCIQNSDGPLDDRFLSWASFVDMAKRISDDQLSDCMQQSKYPSEVADIIYTSGSTGLPKGVMMTHDMFLRCAYSSALSRAFEDGRRIFTALPLYHVFALVEGLLAVSFVGGALIVISGFSPLPALQIMERHQANDVLCVPSMLVALVNHPEVGTFDLSSLHALMCAAAPAPVSVWQRAIEVLQLKEICTGYGGTEATAATVHTEVGDPIETVVTRVGRIKPGGSSGIPEFDGANVQYKTVDPDTGEDLPPGAIGELAVRGNLVTRGYYNKPEETFAVIDKDGWFRSGDLGRIDEHGYIEMLGRSKDLYKISGENVAPKEVEDVISNHPAVAQAYVVGVKDSITQETGAAFVELRPGFTCTRREMIEHCQKYLARFKVPRHVWFVQASEWPMTGNGKIQKFRLREIAENRISERGRINEIV
- a CDS encoding PaaI family thioesterase, which gives rise to MGIKHCFVCGPDNPHGLRIQFRQEGDEVVADYRCTEDYAGWPNVQHGGITAALLDEAAGYIPYYLGLVAMTAKLEVTFHKPILVGESVRVSGRMVKRSSRLIEVVSAITGEDGQRRANSVAKMIILNEKQREELELGELQ
- a CDS encoding beta-ketoacyl-[acyl-carrier-protein] synthase family protein codes for the protein MRIAVTGCGAATPFGMGAAGFWSKLIAGESAVRLTEPESYRKWTRVAASVPAFDPTDYLPRKLAADTDKYTHLALIAAAEAFADAGFRPHEPNPFGNLDPDRIGVALGTSFGGVQTLEAGCRLLAGSDSARISPRLVPKSIVNAAAGAIAIRWGIQGTVMSYSTACASSANSIGEACYWLKRGEADVVLAGGSESLFTPSLLAGLNAAGALAKSGPDDFSRWSRPFDRDRAGMVMGEGAAFLVLEPLDRAVSRGARVYAEFKGYGTSNDAYHETAPHPEGRGAALAMQRALRNTGVQPTDIGYINAHATSTPAGDAAEGAALHQVFGDALAKIPVSSIKGAVGHLLGAAGALESLATIMALDSGILPATLNCDHPDTSAPPDVIPHQARHHKVSLALSNSFGFGGQNASLVWARYR